In the Ramlibacter tataouinensis TTB310 genome, one interval contains:
- a CDS encoding ATP-dependent DNA helicase → MRLPDLTREAFAPGAALSRAAEHFRPREGQTEMALAVARTIEQGGALVVEAGTGVGKTFSYLVPALLSGERVLLSTATKTLQDQLYGRDLPRLAQALGLPVKTALLKGRASYLCLHRMELARRDLTLPDRTSVRALAKVEEWSQVTRTGDLAELPGLDERSPIIPLVTSTRDNCLGAQCPRFRACHVNTARREALGADIVVVNHHLFFADLAVRESGMAELLPTVRVGIFDEAHQLNETGVQFLGAQLTTGQVLDLARDLLAAGLQLARGLVDWQQLAAILERAARDLRLVVGRGMATRLRWTAAGPEAVSPDAWPQSLEALQAACGQAQDGLATVSEIAPDFVRLHERAEALAQRAARFVQPCEPGSVRWIDVGQQLRLVESPLDIAQAVHTRLLKQDGEGEASHRAWIFTSATLGDDERLSWFTEPCGLGAAEILRVGSPFDYARQAALYVPQGLPRPGEPAHSAAVAAIAAEGASRLGGRTMVLTTTLRALRAIGEALQQRFGESGEVEVLVQGQWPKRRLIERFREGAQGGGPGCVLVASASFWEGVDIPGDALQLVVIDKLPFPPPGDPLVEARAQRLQAQGRSPFNDYYVPEAAVALKQGAGRLIRQETDRGVLVVCDSRLASMGYGRRLLQALPPMRRLTSAEGFEEALDELAGLTRASTTDPGLLG, encoded by the coding sequence GTGCGCTTGCCCGACCTCACTCGTGAAGCTTTCGCTCCCGGCGCGGCATTGTCGCGCGCGGCCGAGCACTTCCGTCCGCGGGAGGGCCAGACCGAGATGGCGCTGGCGGTAGCCCGCACCATCGAGCAGGGCGGCGCACTGGTGGTGGAGGCCGGCACCGGCGTCGGCAAGACCTTCTCCTACCTGGTGCCCGCGCTGCTGTCGGGCGAGCGGGTGCTGCTGTCCACCGCCACCAAGACGCTGCAGGACCAGCTGTACGGACGCGACCTGCCGCGTCTGGCCCAGGCCCTGGGCCTGCCGGTGAAGACCGCGTTGCTCAAGGGCCGCGCCAGCTACCTGTGCCTGCACCGCATGGAGCTCGCCCGCCGCGACCTCACGCTGCCGGACCGCACCTCGGTGCGGGCCCTGGCCAAGGTCGAGGAATGGTCCCAGGTCACCCGCACCGGCGACCTGGCGGAACTGCCCGGGCTGGACGAGCGCTCGCCCATCATCCCGCTGGTGACCTCCACCCGCGACAACTGCCTGGGCGCCCAGTGCCCGCGCTTTCGCGCCTGCCACGTCAACACCGCGCGGCGGGAGGCCTTGGGCGCCGACATCGTGGTGGTGAACCACCACCTGTTCTTCGCCGACCTGGCGGTGCGCGAGTCCGGCATGGCCGAGCTGTTGCCGACCGTCCGGGTGGGCATCTTCGACGAGGCGCATCAGCTCAACGAGACCGGCGTGCAGTTCCTGGGAGCCCAGCTCACCACCGGCCAGGTGCTGGACCTGGCGCGCGACCTGCTGGCGGCTGGCTTGCAGCTGGCGCGGGGCCTGGTGGACTGGCAGCAGCTGGCGGCCATCCTGGAGCGGGCGGCGCGCGACCTGCGGCTGGTCGTGGGCCGCGGCATGGCGACGCGCCTGCGCTGGACTGCGGCCGGACCGGAGGCGGTCAGCCCCGACGCCTGGCCGCAGTCGCTCGAGGCCTTGCAGGCCGCCTGCGGCCAGGCCCAGGACGGCCTGGCGACGGTCAGCGAGATCGCGCCCGATTTCGTGCGCCTGCACGAGCGTGCCGAAGCCCTGGCCCAGCGCGCCGCACGCTTCGTCCAGCCCTGCGAGCCCGGTTCCGTGCGCTGGATCGACGTGGGGCAGCAGCTGCGGCTGGTGGAGTCGCCGCTGGACATCGCCCAGGCGGTGCACACCCGCCTGCTCAAGCAGGACGGGGAGGGCGAGGCCAGCCACCGGGCCTGGATCTTCACCTCGGCCACGCTGGGCGACGACGAGCGCCTGTCCTGGTTCACCGAACCCTGCGGGCTGGGCGCGGCCGAGATCCTGAGGGTCGGCAGCCCTTTCGATTACGCCCGTCAGGCCGCGTTGTACGTGCCGCAAGGCCTGCCCAGGCCGGGCGAGCCGGCGCACAGCGCCGCCGTGGCGGCGATCGCGGCCGAGGGGGCGAGCCGGCTGGGCGGCCGCACCATGGTGCTGACCACCACGCTGCGCGCCTTGCGCGCCATCGGCGAGGCGCTGCAGCAGCGCTTCGGTGAGAGCGGCGAAGTCGAGGTGCTGGTGCAGGGCCAATGGCCCAAGCGCCGGCTGATCGAGCGCTTCCGCGAAGGCGCGCAGGGTGGCGGCCCCGGCTGCGTGCTGGTGGCTTCGGCCTCGTTCTGGGAGGGCGTCGACATCCCGGGCGATGCCCTGCAGCTGGTGGTGATCGACAAGCTGCCGTTCCCGCCACCCGGCGACCCGCTGGTGGAGGCGCGGGCGCAGCGGCTGCAGGCGCAGGGGCGCAGCCCCTTCAACGACTACTACGTGCCCGAGGCCGCCGTGGCGCTCAAGCAGGGCGCCGGCCGCCTGATCCGCCAGGAGACCGACCGCGGCGTGCTGGTGGTGTGCGACAGCCGGCTGGCCAGCATGGGCTACGGGCGCCGGCTGCTGCAGGCCCTGCCGCCGATGCGCCGGCTCACGTCGGCCGAGGGGTTCGAGGAGGCGCTGGACGAGCTGGCCGGGCTCACCAGAGCTTCCACCACGGACCCTGGCCTGCTCGGCTGA
- a CDS encoding outer membrane protein assembly factor BamD, with product MLRAKLSAVARVMPILGLAVLAGCSSTPDDPTANWSPNRIYSEARDEVSAGSYDKAIPLFERLEGRAAGTPLAQQAQLEKAHAHHKAGEQAQALATLDRFMKLHPASPAIDYALYLKGLVNFNDNLGLFSFISRQDLSERDQKAAKESFEAFKELATRFPDSRYTPDARARMTYIVNSLAQYEVHVARYYYRRGAYVAAINRTQSALAEYQDVPALEEALAILQRSYRALGMTQLAADTRRVLEKTYPGSAYLRGEEVSRAGQGPWWKLW from the coding sequence ATGTTGCGAGCGAAATTATCGGCGGTGGCCCGCGTGATGCCGATCCTGGGCCTGGCCGTGCTGGCCGGCTGCTCGTCCACGCCGGACGACCCAACCGCCAACTGGAGCCCCAACCGCATCTACAGCGAGGCGCGCGACGAGGTCAGCGCCGGTTCCTACGACAAGGCCATCCCGCTGTTCGAGCGGCTCGAGGGCCGCGCCGCTGGCACGCCGCTGGCGCAGCAGGCCCAGCTGGAAAAGGCCCATGCCCACCACAAGGCGGGCGAGCAGGCCCAGGCCCTGGCGACGCTGGACCGCTTCATGAAACTGCACCCGGCCAGCCCCGCCATCGACTACGCCCTCTACCTCAAGGGCCTGGTCAACTTCAACGACAACCTGGGCCTGTTCTCCTTCATCTCGCGGCAGGACCTGTCCGAGCGCGACCAGAAGGCGGCCAAGGAGTCGTTCGAGGCGTTCAAGGAGCTGGCCACGCGCTTCCCGGACTCGCGCTACACGCCCGATGCCCGCGCGCGCATGACCTACATCGTCAACTCCCTCGCCCAGTACGAGGTGCATGTGGCGCGCTACTACTACCGGCGGGGGGCCTACGTGGCGGCGATCAACCGTACGCAGTCCGCGCTGGCCGAGTACCAGGACGTGCCGGCGCTGGAAGAGGCCCTGGCCATCCTGCAGCGCTCGTACCGGGCCCTGGGCATGACCCAGCTGGCCGCCGACACGCGGCGCGTGCTGGAGAAGACCTATCCGGGCAGCGCCTACCTGCGCGGCGAGGAGGTCAGCCGAGCAGGCCAGGGTCCGTGGTGGAAGCTCTGGTGA